One segment of Triticum aestivum cultivar Chinese Spring chromosome 2A, IWGSC CS RefSeq v2.1, whole genome shotgun sequence DNA contains the following:
- the LOC123186623 gene encoding F-box protein At4g22280-like, which produces MSAPTSIPCGSKSVGRNRNGVDRLSSLSDDLLHHVMSFLPMPQVMRTSLLSPRWRFLWCSTPFIRIDGKDFVDNSKLENFIDCLLLLRDYTASLDEARISPCCVDCTKCSVWIRHAIMHKVRVLDISGPLSLDKTAIFPSQHLKTIRLQAAMLRHGFFRPLNYDCPVLEHLGLKLCTFWGHEEISSRSLKVLHISQCYLTPSLLICARNLTNLSILDTDIGGIVTRDLSSLVTASISLVSKHFYHRDTVVVGYHLLDGLSHATTLELHAPLHERAFEGGLPTCPMLSNLTSLVLGDWVMTADFYPLHSILQRSDKLKELTVKLKMEECSRCKALPSTRRAPPSGSGSYPCIERIKICCQKDHPRVGELVQALLPVAGNANISIERP; this is translated from the exons ATGTCGGCACCAACATCCATTCCCTGTGGCTCAAAGAGTGTGGGACGCAACAGGAATGGTGTCGACAGGCTCAGCAGCCTGTCCGACGATCTGCTCCACCATGTGATGTCCTTCCTGCCGATGCCCCAGGTCATGCGCACAAGCCTTCTCTCACCAAGATGGCGCTTTCTTTGGTGCTCTACACCGTTCATCCGCATCGACGGCAAAGACTTCGTGGATAATAGCAAGTTGGAGAATTTCATTGATTGCTTGCTGCTCTTGCGCGACTATACCGCTTCCTTGGATGAAGCCCGAATCTCTCCCTGCTGCGTTGATTGTACCAAATGTTCCGTGTGGATTCGTCATGCCATCATGCACAAAGTTCGTGTCCTTGATATTTCTGGACCTCTCAGTTTGGATAAGACAGCAATATTTCCTTCTCAGCACCTGAAAACAATCAGGCTCCAAGCTGCCATGTTGAGACATGGGTTTTTTAGGCCGTTGAACTACGACTGCCCTGTGCTTGAACATTTAGGGCTGAAGTTGTGCACTTTCTGGGGCCATGAGGAGATCTCATCAAGGTCACTCAAGGTTCTGCATATCAGTCAGTGCTACCTCACCCCCAGTCTCCTGATTTGTGCTAGGAACCTTACCAATCTCTCTATccttgacacagacattggtggtATAGTAACTAGGGATCTGTCTTCTCTGGTAACAGCTTCGATTAGTCTAGTATCCAAACATTTTTATCATAGGGACACAGTAGTAGTGGGGTATCATCTACTTGATGGCCTTTCACATGCCACAACGTTGGAGTTGCATGCGCCATTACATGAG CGCGCATTTGAGGGAGGTTTGCCAACATGCCCCATGTTGAGCAATCTGACAAGCTTGGTCCTGGGCGATTGGGTCATGACTGCTGACTTCTACCCACTGCACAGTATTCTCCAGCGCTCGGACAAGCTGAAGGAGCTAACTGTGAAGCTCAAAATG GAGGAATGCAGCAGATGCAAAGCCTTGCCGTCAACAAGGAGAGCGCCGCCATCGGGCTCAGGCAGCTACCCTTGCATCGAGAGGATCAAGATCTGCTGCCAGAAAGACCATCCGAGGGTCGGTGAGTTGGTCCAGGCGTTGCTACCGGTTGCCGGCAATGCGAACATCAGCATCGAGCGGCCCTGA
- the LOC780594 gene encoding phosphomannomutase, protein MAAAAARKNAGVLALFDVDGTLTAARKEVTPEMLEFMKRLRENVTVGVVGGSDLVKISEQLGKSVITDYDYVFSENGLVAHKDGKLIGTQSLKTYLGDDQLKEFINFTLHYIADLDIPIKRGTFIEFRSGMINVSPIGRNCSQQERDDFEKYDKVHNVRPKMVSVLREKFAHLNLTFSIGGQISFDVFPQGWDKTYCLRYLEEFKEIHFFGDKTYKGGNDHEIFESDRTVGHTVTSPNDTVQQCKSIFLSE, encoded by the exons atggcggcggcggcggcgaggaagaacGCCGGTGTGCTCGCGCTCTTCGACGTCGACGGCACACTCACCGCGGCCCGCAAGGAGGTGACGCCCGAGATGCTCGAGTTCATGAAGCGCCTGCGCGAG AATGTGACCGTCGGCGTGGTGGGGGGATCCGATCTGGTCAAGATCTCCGAGCAGCTCGGCAAATCAG TCATCACCGACTATGACTACGTCTTCTCCGAGAACGGCCTGGTCGCGCACAAGGACGGCAAGCTCATCGGGACGCAA AGCTTGAAAACGTATCTTGGAGATGACCAGCTTAAG GAATTCATTAACTTCACTCTTCATTACATTGCGGACTTGGATATCCCAATTAAAAG GGGTACATTCATAGAGTTCAGGAGTGGAATGATCAATGTGTCACCTATAGGGAGGAACTGTAGTCAACAAGAACGTGATGATTTTGAGAAGTATGATAAG GTACATAACGTTCGGCCTAAAATGGTCTCAGTGCTTCGTGAAAAGTTTGCACACCTGAACCTGACTTTTTCTATTGGAGGGCAGATCAGTTTTGAT GTATTCCCACAAGGCTGGGACAAAACCTACTGCTTGAGATATCTGGAAGAATTCAAGGAAATCCATTTCTTTGGGGACAAAACCTACAAG GGTGGCAATGATCATGAGATATTTGAATCTGACAGAACAGTTGGTCATACAG TTACCAGCCCCAATGACACCGTGCAGCAGTGCAAATCCATCTTCCTGTCGGAGTGA
- the LOC780594 gene encoding phosphomannomutase isoform X1 has translation MAAAAARKNAGVLALFDVDGTLTAARKEVTPEMLEFMKRLRENVTVGVVGGSDLVKISEQLGKSVITDYDYVFSENGLVAHKDGKLIGTQSLKTYLGDDQLKVSLCCVTFFFLVLLLKMSFEALVVMFMCSLQEFINFTLHYIADLDIPIKRGTFIEFRSGMINVSPIGRNCSQQERDDFEKYDKVHNVRPKMVSVLREKFAHLNLTFSIGGQISFDVFPQGWDKTYCLRYLEEFKEIHFFGDKTYKGGNDHEIFESDRTVGHTVTSPNDTVQQCKSIFLSE, from the exons atggcggcggcggcggcgaggaagaacGCCGGTGTGCTCGCGCTCTTCGACGTCGACGGCACACTCACCGCGGCCCGCAAGGAGGTGACGCCCGAGATGCTCGAGTTCATGAAGCGCCTGCGCGAG AATGTGACCGTCGGCGTGGTGGGGGGATCCGATCTGGTCAAGATCTCCGAGCAGCTCGGCAAATCAG TCATCACCGACTATGACTACGTCTTCTCCGAGAACGGCCTGGTCGCGCACAAGGACGGCAAGCTCATCGGGACGCAA AGCTTGAAAACGTATCTTGGAGATGACCAGCTTAAGGTGAGCCTGTGTTGTGTGACGTTTTTTTTTCTCGTACTGCTGTTGAAGATGAGTTTTGAGGCCTTGGTAGTGATGTTTATGTGTTCTTTGCAGGAATTCATTAACTTCACTCTTCATTACATTGCGGACTTGGATATCCCAATTAAAAG GGGTACATTCATAGAGTTCAGGAGTGGAATGATCAATGTGTCACCTATAGGGAGGAACTGTAGTCAACAAGAACGTGATGATTTTGAGAAGTATGATAAG GTACATAACGTTCGGCCTAAAATGGTCTCAGTGCTTCGTGAAAAGTTTGCACACCTGAACCTGACTTTTTCTATTGGAGGGCAGATCAGTTTTGAT GTATTCCCACAAGGCTGGGACAAAACCTACTGCTTGAGATATCTGGAAGAATTCAAGGAAATCCATTTCTTTGGGGACAAAACCTACAAG GGTGGCAATGATCATGAGATATTTGAATCTGACAGAACAGTTGGTCATACAG TTACCAGCCCCAATGACACCGTGCAGCAGTGCAAATCCATCTTCCTGTCGGAGTGA